A portion of the Sneathia sanguinegens genome contains these proteins:
- a CDS encoding DUF4198 domain-containing protein, whose protein sequence is MKKVFFSVVALLSTLSFSHFQMINTPNLDVDTKVKKVSFDIVFTHPATNGHTMNIGRDIHGNIKPVEVFMLKKGDKLIDAKNKLIKSQFGKKDNKALSYKYDFTFADGLRSGTWAVLFVPAPYYEANEDIYIKQATKVYLQKGDIQGEDWHEKQMPKGEPEIIPYINPSQIWKGQVFVGQVVDGDGNPVANADIEVEFRNYDVKDGMFVGKPKTNHAEAVIRADKNGMFSFVPTKEGQWGFAALGAGGEKTLDGKEVSHDAVLWIEAQK, encoded by the coding sequence ATGAAAAAAGTATTTTTTTCTGTTGTAGCATTACTTAGTACATTATCATTTTCACATTTTCAAATGATTAATACACCTAATTTAGATGTAGATACTAAGGTCAAAAAAGTAAGCTTCGATATTGTATTTACACATCCTGCAACTAATGGGCATACTATGAATATAGGTAGAGATATACATGGAAATATAAAACCAGTAGAAGTATTTATGTTGAAAAAGGGAGATAAGCTTATAGATGCAAAAAATAAGCTTATAAAATCTCAATTTGGTAAAAAAGATAACAAAGCTTTATCATATAAATACGATTTTACTTTTGCTGATGGATTAAGATCAGGAACTTGGGCTGTTTTATTTGTTCCAGCACCTTATTATGAAGCAAATGAAGATATATATATTAAACAAGCAACTAAAGTATATTTACAAAAAGGAGATATACAAGGTGAAGATTGGCATGAAAAACAAATGCCTAAGGGTGAACCTGAAATAATACCATATATTAATCCTTCACAAATATGGAAAGGTCAAGTATTTGTAGGACAAGTAGTAGATGGTGATGGAAATCCAGTTGCTAATGCAGATATAGAAGTAGAATTTAGAAATTATGATGTCAAAGATGGAATGTTTGTAGGTAAACCTAAGACAAATCATGCAGAAGCTGTTATAAGAGCTGATAAGAATGGAATGTTTTCATTTGTACCAACTAAAGAAGGACAATGGGGATTTGCAGCTTTAGGTGCAGGTGGAGAAAAAACATTAGATGGAAAAGAAGTTTCTCATGATGCAGTATTATGGATAGAAGCTCAAAAATAG
- a CDS encoding acetate/propionate family kinase, translating to MKIFVLNSGSSSIKFQIIDTESRKTLMKGLCERIGQENSVYTVKNLIKDLKDKNIEANFVNHKKAIEKVLELVTDERIGVLKTYDEIDAIGHRVVHGGEYFKESKIVTEEVLSKIESVSLLAPLHNPANIQGIKVCMELMPTKKNIAVFDTAFHQSLEKEKYMYALQYEDYEKYQIRKYGFHGTSVRYIVNELEKIDPKLSRVIVCHLGNGASITAVKDGKSFDTTMGFTPLAGIPMGTRSGDLDPSIIEYLAKVKNMNIEQVLNYLNKNCGMLGLYGKSDNRDILEGIQNGEDRAKLALDIFCSRIASYIGAYYVELGGLDALIFTAGIGENSPETRAAICERLKVLGVELDLDINDIRTDEDLLISNKKSKVKVYRMRTNEELMIALDVKKILGK from the coding sequence ATTCAGTATATACAGTTAAAAATTTAATTAAAGATTTAAAGGATAAAAATATAGAAGCTAATTTTGTAAATCATAAGAAAGCTATAGAAAAAGTTTTAGAATTAGTCACAGATGAAAGAATAGGTGTTTTAAAAACTTATGATGAAATTGATGCTATAGGGCATAGAGTGGTACATGGTGGAGAATATTTCAAAGAATCTAAGATAGTAACAGAAGAAGTCTTAAGTAAAATAGAAAGTGTATCTCTTTTAGCTCCTTTACATAATCCAGCAAATATTCAAGGAATAAAGGTATGTATGGAACTTATGCCAACTAAGAAGAATATTGCTGTATTTGATACAGCTTTTCATCAAAGTCTTGAAAAAGAAAAATATATGTATGCATTACAATATGAAGATTATGAAAAGTATCAAATAAGAAAATATGGCTTTCATGGGACTTCAGTTAGATATATAGTTAATGAATTGGAAAAAATTGATCCTAAATTAAGTAGAGTTATAGTATGCCACTTAGGAAATGGAGCCTCTATTACAGCCGTTAAAGATGGAAAATCATTTGATACTACAATGGGATTTACTCCTTTAGCAGGAATACCTATGGGAACTAGAAGTGGAGATTTAGATCCTTCTATAATTGAATATCTTGCAAAAGTTAAAAATATGAATATAGAACAAGTCTTGAATTATCTTAATAAAAATTGTGGAATGTTAGGTTTATATGGTAAATCAGATAATAGAGATATTCTAGAAGGTATACAAAATGGAGAAGATAGAGCAAAATTGGCACTTGATATATTTTGCAGTAGAATAGCAAGTTATATTGGAGCATATTATGTAGAATTAGGAGGCTTAGATGCCCTAATATTTACTGCAGGTATAGGAGAAAATTCTCCTGAAACAAGGGCAGCTATTTGTGAAAGATTAAAAGTATTAGGAGTTGAATTAGATTTAGATATTAATGATATAAGAACAGATGAAGATTTATTAATTTCAAATAAGAAATCAAAAGTTAAGGTATATAGAATGAGAACAAATGAAGAATTAATGATTGCTTTGGATGTTAAAAAAATATTAGGAAAATAG